The following coding sequences lie in one Flagellimonas eckloniae genomic window:
- a CDS encoding TonB-dependent receptor domain-containing protein → MQKLIILVLLFLAINAVGQKRPRGQQGQPIKISGTVVDKDTGEPLEYATLVLQKAKEPDNVTGGISDETGKFEVETTPGLYNIRVEYISYSTYELKEQQLRTSKDLGVIQLAIDVEQLEAVEVVGERTTVELRLDKKVYNVGSDLTVKGGSVTDVLDNVPSVTVDVEGNISLRGNESVRILINGKPSALSGLSPDALQQLPAEAIEKVEVITNPSARYDAEGTAGILNIILKQSKTAGLNGSVNLFAGNPDVLGGALSLNLRRDRFNIFTNTSYRYRNAPGNAQFIQENFDDDGNTVSFQDEFRNYQREDDGFNTNIGFELFLDEDATSSITNSLVYRKSSGENTVNVDFFNFDEVRDPTIQRNRFTMEDEADEDVQYALNYQKKFKKDGHVLTADYQYSKGTEIEDSLIEEVVLGENTTLPTEQTINDESQTNQLLQFDYVLPFGKDNQSQFEVGYRGTFNTFNTDFVFGIVDQGVLTPDPDFSNELIYTENVNAAYTQLGTKMNKFSILGGIRMEASDIGVELVNTNDLSTKKYVDWFPSIFLGYEFSEYEQFTISYSRRLRRPRSRYINPFPSRSSNTNLFQGNPDLDPTYTNAFDLGYLVRGEKVTFTTSAYYNHSTGVFQFITQETGGFVEIEDPDNPADPILVPIQVRTPINLATDTRYGAELTTTYTPKKNWRLTWNLNLFQQNLRGDFSYINFQNEEITQNFDADNFTWFTRLSSKIPFPAGIESQANIFYSGKQVDAQNVNKGILYANLAFSRDVIKDVATLSLSVSDLFNSRKRITETRTETVFTESEFQRRERQLTVSFLYRFNQPQNERNGRGNDRNGGGDEDFDFEG, encoded by the coding sequence ATGCAAAAGCTTATTATACTGGTATTGTTGTTTTTAGCAATCAACGCCGTTGGACAAAAAAGACCAAGGGGGCAACAGGGCCAGCCAATTAAAATAAGCGGAACAGTAGTGGATAAGGACACTGGAGAACCTCTGGAATACGCTACTTTGGTATTACAGAAGGCCAAAGAACCTGATAATGTAACAGGCGGAATTTCAGATGAAACAGGAAAATTTGAAGTAGAAACAACACCTGGGCTTTACAATATACGTGTTGAATACATCTCCTACTCCACTTATGAACTAAAAGAACAGCAGTTACGAACCTCAAAGGACTTGGGCGTTATACAATTGGCCATTGATGTTGAACAACTTGAGGCAGTAGAAGTAGTTGGAGAACGCACTACGGTTGAACTTCGGTTGGATAAAAAGGTATACAATGTTGGAAGCGACCTAACCGTAAAAGGAGGCTCGGTGACCGACGTCCTGGACAATGTACCCTCGGTTACCGTGGATGTTGAAGGAAATATAAGCCTTCGTGGAAATGAAAGTGTCCGTATCCTTATCAATGGAAAGCCATCTGCCCTTTCAGGTTTAAGCCCAGATGCGTTGCAACAACTTCCGGCAGAAGCAATTGAAAAAGTTGAAGTCATCACCAACCCATCCGCCCGTTATGACGCCGAAGGAACTGCAGGAATCCTAAACATCATCCTTAAACAGAGTAAAACAGCAGGATTAAATGGTTCCGTAAATCTTTTTGCAGGAAATCCAGATGTTTTGGGAGGGGCCTTAAGTTTAAACTTGAGACGGGATAGATTCAATATTTTCACAAATACCTCCTATCGCTATAGAAACGCCCCGGGAAATGCCCAGTTTATACAGGAAAACTTTGACGATGATGGCAACACGGTAAGTTTCCAGGATGAGTTCAGGAATTACCAACGGGAAGATGACGGATTCAACACCAATATTGGTTTTGAGCTGTTTTTGGATGAAGATGCAACAAGTAGCATTACCAATTCCCTTGTTTATAGAAAGTCATCTGGAGAAAATACGGTAAACGTGGACTTTTTTAATTTTGATGAAGTAAGGGACCCAACCATTCAGAGAAATCGGTTTACAATGGAAGATGAGGCGGATGAAGACGTACAATACGCATTGAATTATCAAAAAAAGTTTAAAAAAGACGGACATGTCCTAACGGCAGACTATCAATATTCAAAGGGGACTGAAATAGAGGATTCCTTGATTGAAGAAGTTGTTTTGGGTGAAAATACCACCTTGCCCACCGAACAGACCATTAATGATGAAAGTCAAACAAACCAACTGTTGCAATTTGATTATGTCTTGCCCTTTGGAAAGGATAACCAGTCCCAGTTTGAAGTAGGATATCGCGGTACTTTTAACACATTCAATACCGATTTTGTATTTGGGATAGTGGACCAAGGAGTTTTAACTCCTGATCCAGATTTTAGCAATGAACTTATTTACACTGAAAATGTAAATGCTGCCTATACCCAATTGGGAACCAAAATGAACAAGTTCAGCATATTGGGCGGTATCCGTATGGAAGCATCGGATATTGGCGTGGAATTGGTCAATACCAACGACCTTAGCACAAAGAAATACGTGGACTGGTTCCCATCCATTTTTCTTGGATATGAGTTTTCCGAGTATGAACAATTCACAATCAGTTATAGCCGAAGATTAAGAAGACCAAGGTCTAGGTATATCAATCCATTTCCTTCAAGATCTAGTAACACCAATCTGTTTCAAGGAAATCCTGATTTGGACCCGACTTACACCAATGCTTTCGACTTGGGGTATTTGGTTCGGGGTGAAAAAGTGACCTTCACCACTTCGGCCTATTACAATCATTCCACTGGAGTATTTCAATTTATAACCCAAGAAACGGGAGGTTTTGTGGAAATAGAAGATCCTGACAATCCTGCAGACCCAATTTTAGTGCCCATTCAGGTACGGACACCCATAAATTTAGCCACAGATACCAGATATGGGGCAGAGTTGACCACAACCTACACCCCAAAAAAGAACTGGCGACTTACTTGGAACCTAAATCTTTTTCAACAAAACTTGAGAGGTGATTTCTCATACATCAACTTTCAAAATGAGGAAATAACACAAAATTTTGATGCGGACAATTTTACTTGGTTTACCCGATTAAGCTCCAAAATACCTTTTCCTGCGGGAATAGAGTCGCAAGCCAATATTTTTTATAGTGGCAAACAAGTAGATGCACAAAATGTGAACAAGGGCATTCTTTATGCTAACCTCGCGTTCAGCCGAGATGTTATAAAAGATGTAGCCACGTTATCGCTAAGTGTTAGTGATTTGTTCAATTCAAGAAAAAGAATAACAGAAACGAGAACGGAAACTGTTTTTACGGAAAGTGAGTTTCAGCGACGGGAACGACAGCTCACGGTATCATTTTTATACCGGTTTAACCAACCCCAGAATGAAAGAAACGGAAGAGGCAACGACAGAAATGGTGGTGGTGATGAAGATTTTGATTTTGAAGGGTAA
- a CDS encoding phosphoadenosine phosphosulfate reductase family protein encodes MTKGDKNAMEMIIQEYQKNDIPWFIGYSGGKDSSSMLSLVFNALMKIDKFHKDVTVMYCDTGVENPIVTDYVFETFEKLKKECTLHNIPLKFKILKPKLNDRFFVKVIGRGYPTPTNIFRWCTDKLRINPVKQLIEKDDKAIILLGIRNTESEQRDRTIKKHKTVNEYYLKQNGSSNKIIFSPIINHTLEDVWLTLRYSDFPKSIDFSKIRDIYQDAESECPAYKETKGSSCGNSRFGCWTCTVVRKDKSMGNLIENGYSELKELYEFRNWISEFRNNEKYRCDFRRNGVKGLGPITLEGREIILNRLLETEKESGLNLISDEEIERIYELWEIDKSNKKYIEKNALQNWL; translated from the coding sequence ATGACCAAAGGAGATAAAAATGCTATGGAAATGATAATTCAGGAATATCAAAAAAATGATATTCCTTGGTTTATTGGCTATAGTGGAGGCAAAGATTCTTCCTCTATGCTATCATTAGTTTTCAATGCTCTAATGAAAATTGATAAATTTCACAAAGATGTTACTGTAATGTATTGTGATACAGGAGTCGAGAACCCGATAGTAACTGATTATGTTTTTGAGACATTTGAGAAATTAAAGAAAGAATGCACCCTACATAATATACCGCTAAAGTTTAAAATACTTAAACCTAAATTAAACGATAGATTTTTTGTTAAAGTAATAGGTCGTGGATATCCTACACCAACTAATATTTTTAGATGGTGTACTGATAAACTGAGAATAAATCCAGTAAAACAATTAATTGAAAAAGATGACAAGGCTATTATTTTACTTGGAATTAGAAATACAGAAAGTGAGCAAAGGGATAGAACTATTAAAAAACACAAAACAGTAAACGAGTATTATCTGAAACAAAATGGTTCATCAAACAAAATTATTTTTAGCCCAATTATTAATCATACATTAGAAGATGTATGGTTGACTTTGAGATATTCCGATTTTCCAAAAAGTATTGATTTCTCTAAAATTAGAGATATTTACCAAGATGCTGAATCCGAATGTCCGGCGTATAAAGAAACAAAAGGTTCATCTTGTGGTAACTCAAGGTTTGGATGTTGGACTTGCACAGTGGTCAGAAAAGACAAATCAATGGGAAATCTAATTGAAAATGGCTATTCGGAATTAAAAGAATTATATGAATTTCGTAACTGGATTTCAGAATTTAGGAATAATGAAAAATATCGCTGTGATTTCAGAAGAAATGGTGTGAAAGGATTAGGTCCAATAACATTGGAAGGTAGAGAGATAATTTTAAATAGGTTATTGGAGACCGAAAAAGAAAGCGGATTAAATTTGATAAGTGATGAAGAAATCGAAAGGATATATGAACTTTGGGAAATTGATAAATCTAATAAAAAATATATAGAAAAAAACGCCTTACAAAATTGGCTATAG
- the fumC gene encoding class II fumarate hydratase — MSFRIEKDTMGEVQVPSEKYWGAQTERSRNNFKIGAPASMPLDVVYGFAYLKKAAAYTNHELGVLAPEKRDLIAQVCDEILTGKHDDQFPLVIWQTGSGTQSNMNVNEVIANRAHEIAGKKIGEGEKTIQPNDDVNKSQSSNDTFPTGMHIAAYKKIVEVTIPGVEQLRDTLDKKSKEFEKVVKIGRTHLMDATPLTLGQEFSGYVAQLNHGLKALKNTLGHLSELALGGTAVGTGLNTPKGYDVLVAKYIAQFTGLPFITAENKFEALASHDAIVESHGALKQLAVSLNKIANDIRMMASGPRSGIGEIIIPANEPGSSIMPGKVNPTQCEALTMVCAQVIGNDVAISVGGTQGHYELNVFKPMMAANILQSAQLIGDACVSFDVNCAVGIEPNHEVIKTLLNNSLMLVTALNTKIGYYKAAEIANTAHKNGTTLKEEAVNLGYVTPEEYDEWVKPEDMVGSLK; from the coding sequence ATGAGCTTTAGAATAGAAAAGGACACGATGGGCGAGGTACAAGTGCCATCGGAAAAATATTGGGGCGCACAAACCGAGCGTTCCCGAAACAACTTTAAAATTGGTGCTCCGGCATCCATGCCACTGGATGTGGTTTACGGGTTTGCCTATTTAAAAAAGGCCGCCGCCTATACCAATCATGAGCTTGGTGTTCTTGCTCCTGAAAAACGGGATTTGATCGCCCAGGTTTGTGATGAAATCCTAACAGGAAAGCATGACGACCAATTTCCCTTGGTCATCTGGCAAACGGGTTCAGGTACCCAAAGCAATATGAACGTAAATGAGGTCATTGCAAACCGGGCCCATGAAATTGCCGGTAAAAAAATTGGGGAGGGCGAAAAAACCATTCAACCCAATGATGATGTGAATAAAAGTCAATCCTCTAACGATACCTTCCCTACGGGAATGCATATTGCTGCTTATAAAAAGATTGTAGAGGTTACTATTCCAGGTGTTGAACAATTGCGGGATACTCTGGATAAAAAATCCAAGGAATTTGAAAAAGTTGTAAAAATAGGACGTACGCATTTGATGGATGCCACTCCCCTAACCTTGGGGCAAGAGTTTTCCGGTTATGTCGCACAGCTGAACCATGGACTCAAGGCGCTAAAAAATACTTTAGGGCATCTAAGTGAGCTTGCGCTGGGTGGAACCGCTGTAGGTACAGGATTAAACACTCCAAAAGGGTACGATGTGCTTGTGGCCAAATACATTGCACAATTTACGGGGCTTCCTTTTATTACTGCTGAAAACAAGTTTGAGGCTCTCGCATCCCATGATGCCATAGTTGAAAGTCATGGGGCTTTGAAACAACTTGCGGTATCCCTGAATAAAATTGCAAATGATATTCGAATGATGGCTTCTGGGCCGCGTTCTGGAATTGGGGAAATCATCATTCCTGCCAATGAACCCGGCAGTTCCATTATGCCCGGAAAGGTAAATCCAACCCAATGCGAAGCATTGACCATGGTATGTGCCCAGGTTATTGGTAATGATGTTGCCATAAGCGTTGGTGGAACCCAGGGACATTATGAACTGAATGTTTTTAAACCCATGATGGCCGCCAATATTTTACAATCAGCGCAATTAATTGGTGATGCCTGTGTAAGTTTTGACGTAAACTGTGCTGTTGGTATTGAACCCAATCATGAGGTCATCAAGACATTACTGAACAACTCTCTAATGCTGGTCACCGCCTTAAACACCAAGATTGGCTATTACAAAGCGGCCGAGATTGCCAATACGGCACACAAAAATGGAACTACGTTAAAAGAAGAAGCCGTTAATTTGGGTTATGTTACCCCTGAAGAATATGATGAGTGGGTAAAACCCGAAGATATGGTGGGAAGCTTAAAATAG
- a CDS encoding MBL fold metallo-hydrolase, producing MKKNITSTVFCLLFLVSCTQITAQTALNALKIIPIEHATTILEWKDITIYIDPVGGKKAFENQKLPDLILITDIHGDHFSLETLQELNTEKAKIMVPQAVADKIPEEFTPQIDVLNNGDSKERYGITVEAIPMYNLREEALKFHSKGRGNGYVLNIDGQRIYFSGDTEGIPEMRALPNIDKAFICMNLPYTMTEESAADAVLAFKPKEIYPYHYRGRPNVSNVNKFKEIVNKGNPDIKVIQLDWYPNNDF from the coding sequence ATGAAAAAAAATATCACATCTACTGTATTTTGTTTGCTCTTTCTTGTTTCTTGTACCCAAATTACAGCGCAAACTGCCTTGAATGCGTTGAAAATCATTCCTATTGAGCATGCTACCACAATTCTGGAGTGGAAAGACATCACCATATATATAGACCCTGTAGGTGGGAAAAAAGCTTTTGAAAATCAAAAACTTCCCGATTTAATTTTGATTACCGATATCCATGGAGATCATTTCAGTTTAGAGACATTGCAGGAATTGAATACCGAAAAAGCTAAAATTATGGTTCCCCAGGCCGTTGCGGACAAAATACCTGAGGAATTTACACCGCAAATAGACGTTTTGAACAACGGGGATTCCAAAGAGCGTTATGGAATTACAGTTGAAGCCATTCCTATGTATAATTTAAGGGAGGAGGCCTTAAAATTTCATTCCAAAGGAAGAGGTAACGGGTATGTACTTAATATTGATGGACAACGTATCTACTTTTCTGGAGATACGGAAGGCATACCTGAAATGCGTGCCTTACCAAATATTGACAAAGCTTTTATCTGCATGAACCTTCCATACACCATGACGGAAGAAAGTGCAGCCGATGCGGTTTTAGCGTTTAAGCCCAAAGAAATATACCCATATCACTATCGAGGAAGGCCCAATGTAAGCAATGTGAACAAGTTCAAAGAAATTGTAAACAAGGGCAACCCTGACATAAAGGTGATCCAACTGGATTGGTATCCAAATAATGATTTTTGA
- the ettA gene encoding energy-dependent translational throttle protein EttA → MSDDKKVIFSMSGVTKTFKTANTPVLKNIYLSFFYGAKIGILGLNGSGKSTLLKIIAGVDKNYQGDVVFSPGYSVGYLEQEPQLDDEKTVLEIVKEGVAETVAVLDEYNKINDMFGLPEVYEDADKMQKLMDKQAALQDKIDASNAWELDTKLEIAMDALRTPESDKKIGVLSGGEKRRVALCRLLLQEPDVLLLDEPTNHLDAESVHWLEHHLAQYKGTVIAVTHDRYFLDNVAGWILELDRGEGIPWKGNYSSWLDQKSKRLAQESKQASKRQKTLERELEWVRQGAKGRQTKQKARLKNYDKLLSQDQKQLEEKLEIYIPNGPRLGTNVIESKGVSKAYGDKLLYEDLSFNLPQAGIVGIIGPNGAGKTTIFRMIMGEETPDKGEFVVGDTAKLAYVDQSHSNIDPNKTIWENFSDGQELVMMGGKQVNSRAYLSRFNFSGSEQNKKVNMLSGGERNRLHLAMTLKEEGNVLLLDEPTNDLDVNTLRALEEGLENFAGCAVIISHDRWFLDRICTHILAFEGDSQVYFFEGSFSDYEENKKKRLGTDIMPKRIKYKKLIR, encoded by the coding sequence ATGTCAGACGACAAGAAGGTCATTTTTTCAATGTCCGGGGTCACCAAGACCTTTAAAACGGCCAACACACCTGTTTTAAAAAATATCTACCTAAGCTTTTTCTATGGTGCCAAAATTGGAATTTTAGGGCTAAACGGTTCCGGTAAATCAACCTTATTGAAAATAATTGCGGGAGTCGATAAAAACTATCAAGGTGATGTAGTCTTCTCTCCAGGCTATTCGGTGGGTTATTTGGAACAGGAACCTCAGTTGGATGATGAAAAGACAGTTCTTGAAATCGTAAAAGAAGGTGTTGCAGAGACTGTTGCTGTACTTGACGAGTACAATAAAATCAATGACATGTTTGGTTTGCCCGAGGTTTATGAGGATGCAGATAAAATGCAGAAGTTGATGGACAAACAAGCCGCACTTCAGGATAAAATTGATGCTTCCAATGCGTGGGAATTGGATACTAAGCTGGAAATTGCAATGGATGCCCTACGCACACCAGAATCTGATAAGAAGATTGGAGTACTATCCGGAGGTGAAAAAAGAAGGGTGGCCTTGTGCCGATTGTTGCTTCAAGAACCAGATGTATTATTGTTGGATGAGCCAACTAACCATTTAGATGCCGAGTCCGTGCATTGGTTGGAACACCATTTAGCGCAATACAAAGGAACTGTTATCGCAGTAACGCACGACCGTTATTTTCTGGATAACGTTGCGGGGTGGATTTTGGAGTTGGACAGGGGAGAAGGGATTCCTTGGAAAGGAAATTATTCCAGTTGGCTGGACCAAAAATCCAAACGACTGGCGCAGGAAAGTAAACAAGCTTCCAAACGCCAAAAAACCTTGGAAAGGGAATTGGAGTGGGTACGTCAAGGGGCCAAAGGAAGACAGACCAAGCAAAAGGCTCGTTTAAAGAATTATGACAAGCTTTTAAGTCAAGATCAGAAGCAGTTAGAAGAAAAATTGGAGATATACATTCCAAATGGACCACGGTTGGGGACCAATGTAATTGAATCCAAGGGTGTAAGTAAGGCATATGGGGATAAATTATTATACGAGGATTTAAGCTTCAATCTTCCCCAAGCAGGCATTGTTGGTATTATTGGCCCTAACGGTGCTGGTAAGACCACTATTTTTAGAATGATTATGGGTGAAGAAACCCCGGATAAAGGTGAGTTTGTTGTTGGGGATACCGCCAAGTTGGCCTATGTGGACCAAAGCCATTCCAATATAGATCCAAATAAAACCATTTGGGAGAATTTCAGTGACGGACAGGAATTGGTAATGATGGGAGGGAAGCAGGTAAATTCGAGAGCATACCTTAGCCGCTTTAATTTTTCTGGAAGTGAACAAAACAAGAAAGTAAATATGCTTTCTGGTGGGGAACGCAACCGCCTGCATCTGGCTATGACCTTAAAAGAAGAAGGAAATGTTTTACTTCTGGATGAACCTACAAACGATCTGGATGTAAATACATTACGTGCGTTGGAAGAAGGCTTGGAAAACTTTGCAGGTTGTGCGGTTATCATATCTCACGATAGATGGTTCTTAGACCGTATCTGCACACATATCCTTGCATTTGAAGGTGATTCACAAGTGTATTTCTTTGAAGGCTCTTTCTCGGATTATGAGGAAAACAAAAAGAAACGCCTGGGAACGGATATCATGCCCAAGCGTATTAAGTACAAAAAATTGATTCGTTAG
- a CDS encoding CAL67264 family membrane protein, whose translation MGMNKNTVLAWATFIMIFVGIGMIALGAFKYDDIAGWGFAAVGVGFLAIAWVFNALKGRV comes from the coding sequence ATGGGAATGAATAAAAATACAGTGCTGGCATGGGCCACATTTATCATGATTTTTGTGGGTATTGGCATGATAGCGCTTGGTGCTTTTAAGTATGATGATATTGCCGGATGGGGTTTTGCAGCTGTAGGTGTTGGATTTTTGGCAATTGCCTGGGTTTTTAATGCACTTAAGGGTAGGGTTTAG
- a CDS encoding Gfo/Idh/MocA family protein gives MESKTRWGIIGPGNIARKFTSDLQLMEDAEISAVASRTLPNAQKFADEFNITNVFGNYDELFVSDKVDIVYIATPHNFHKDLAIKAMESGKHVLCEKPLGVNRAEVLELIEAAKKNGVFLMEGLWSRFNPSIQKIKNIIDDGGIGEISYLHADFAFYGLDRGLDSRLLNPNLASGSLLDIGIYPIFLSYLILGMPKEISAFSNFHENGTELQTSMIFQYSNAQAILYSGLTSKSKMEAEISGSDGELFVHPRWHEANSCSMEKDGETKIFELPIKGNGFVYEIEEVHKCLKAKKLQSDLWSHQNSLDLSELLDAVRGKAGIKFPFEL, from the coding sequence ATGGAAAGTAAAACTAGATGGGGCATCATAGGCCCGGGAAATATCGCCAGAAAGTTTACATCGGATCTGCAGCTTATGGAAGATGCCGAAATTTCTGCCGTTGCATCAAGAACTTTACCTAATGCTCAAAAGTTTGCTGATGAGTTCAACATCACAAATGTATTTGGCAACTATGACGAGCTTTTTGTTTCAGACAAGGTGGATATTGTTTACATAGCCACTCCCCATAATTTTCATAAGGATTTGGCCATTAAGGCTATGGAATCTGGGAAACATGTACTTTGTGAAAAGCCTTTGGGAGTTAACAGAGCTGAAGTATTGGAATTGATTGAAGCTGCAAAGAAAAATGGAGTTTTCTTAATGGAAGGTCTATGGTCCAGATTTAATCCATCAATTCAAAAAATAAAAAATATTATTGATGATGGAGGTATAGGCGAGATATCGTATTTGCATGCAGATTTTGCCTTTTATGGTTTGGATAGGGGGCTGGATTCAAGGCTATTGAACCCTAATTTGGCCTCTGGATCATTATTGGACATAGGAATTTACCCTATTTTCCTATCGTATTTGATATTGGGCATGCCAAAAGAAATCAGTGCATTTTCAAATTTTCACGAGAATGGAACTGAACTACAGACTTCAATGATTTTTCAATATTCAAATGCACAGGCCATATTGTATAGCGGACTGACAAGCAAATCGAAAATGGAGGCAGAAATTTCTGGTAGCGATGGAGAATTGTTTGTTCATCCCAGATGGCATGAGGCGAATAGCTGTTCTATGGAAAAAGATGGGGAAACCAAAATATTTGAACTTCCTATCAAAGGGAATGGATTTGTATATGAAATTGAAGAGGTGCATAAATGTTTAAAGGCGAAAAAACTGCAAAGTGATTTATGGTCGCATCAAAACAGTTTGGATTTATCAGAATTATTGGATGCAGTACGTGGGAAAGCAGGCATAAAATTTCCCTTTGAACTATAA
- a CDS encoding acyl-CoA carboxylase subunit beta: MDINFNKNEDHNKLKLSELRKKLTEVKLGGGKKRIEKHHSKGKMTARERIDYLLDSDTDVIEIGAFAGDGMYEEHGGCPSAGVIVKIGYVQGKQCVVVGNDATVKAGAWFPITGKKNLRAQEISIENKLPMIYLVDSAGVYLPMQDEIFPDKEHFGRIFRNNAIMSSMGITQISAVMGSCVAGGAYLPIMSDEALIVDKTGSIFLAGSYLVKAAIGESIDNETLGGATTHSEISGVIDYKTKDDKDALDKIKNIVGKIGDFDKAGFNRIETKNPIENQEDIYGILPASRSDQYDMLEVIKRLVDNSEFEQYKEGFGKTILTGYARIDGWAVGIVANQRKVVKTKKGEMQFGGVIYSDSADKATRFIANCNQKKIPLVFLQDVTGFMVGSKSEHGGIIKDGAKMVNAVSNSVVPKFTVVIGNSYGAGNYAMCGKAYDPRLIVAWPSAELAVMSGNSAAKVLLQIEKASLEKKGEKITAEKEKALFNRIKNRYDNQVSPYYAASRLWTDAIIDPLETRKWISMGIEAANHAPIEKPFNMGVLQV; this comes from the coding sequence ATGGATATTAACTTCAATAAGAACGAAGACCACAATAAATTAAAACTTTCTGAGCTGCGCAAAAAACTGACCGAGGTAAAGCTTGGAGGTGGTAAAAAACGGATTGAAAAGCATCATTCCAAAGGAAAAATGACAGCACGTGAGCGTATCGATTATCTTTTGGATTCCGATACAGATGTCATTGAAATTGGGGCATTTGCGGGGGATGGCATGTACGAAGAACACGGAGGGTGCCCTTCAGCCGGAGTTATTGTGAAAATTGGATATGTCCAGGGTAAACAATGTGTTGTTGTTGGCAATGATGCTACCGTAAAAGCAGGTGCATGGTTTCCCATAACCGGAAAGAAAAATTTGAGAGCACAGGAAATTTCCATTGAAAACAAACTCCCCATGATTTATCTGGTAGATAGCGCAGGTGTCTATCTGCCTATGCAAGATGAAATCTTTCCAGATAAAGAACATTTTGGCCGAATTTTCAGGAACAATGCCATCATGAGTAGTATGGGAATTACTCAAATTTCCGCTGTTATGGGTAGCTGCGTTGCAGGTGGGGCCTATTTGCCCATAATGAGCGATGAGGCTTTAATTGTTGATAAAACCGGAAGCATTTTTCTAGCCGGTAGTTATTTGGTCAAGGCCGCTATTGGGGAAAGTATCGATAATGAAACCTTGGGCGGTGCTACTACGCATTCCGAAATTAGCGGTGTAATTGATTATAAGACCAAAGATGATAAGGATGCCTTGGATAAGATAAAAAACATTGTAGGTAAAATTGGAGATTTTGACAAAGCGGGTTTCAATCGTATTGAAACAAAAAATCCAATAGAAAACCAAGAAGATATTTACGGTATTCTTCCTGCTTCGAGGAGCGACCAATACGATATGTTGGAGGTTATTAAACGCTTGGTTGATAATTCTGAATTTGAGCAATACAAAGAAGGCTTTGGAAAGACCATTCTAACAGGTTATGCCCGTATTGATGGGTGGGCTGTTGGGATAGTGGCCAATCAGCGTAAAGTGGTAAAGACCAAAAAGGGAGAAATGCAGTTTGGTGGGGTAATCTATTCTGATTCTGCTGATAAAGCCACCCGTTTTATTGCCAACTGTAACCAAAAGAAAATTCCATTAGTCTTTCTACAAGATGTGACCGGTTTTATGGTGGGTAGCAAAAGTGAACATGGCGGCATTATTAAAGATGGGGCCAAAATGGTGAATGCCGTTAGTAATTCCGTGGTCCCAAAATTTACCGTAGTTATTGGAAACAGCTATGGAGCGGGAAACTACGCCATGTGCGGTAAAGCCTATGACCCAAGGCTTATAGTAGCTTGGCCCAGTGCAGAATTGGCGGTTATGAGCGGAAATTCCGCTGCCAAGGTATTATTGCAAATAGAAAAAGCCTCGTTGGAAAAGAAAGGGGAGAAAATTACTGCAGAAAAGGAGAAGGCCTTGTTCAACCGAATAAAAAACAGGTATGATAATCAGGTTTCACCCTATTATGCAGCTTCCAGGCTTTGGACGGATGCCATTATTGACCCACTAGAGACGCGAAAATGGATATCCATGGGAATTGAAGCCGCGAACCATGCACCCATTGAGAAGCCTTTTAATATGGGGGTTTTGCAGGTTTAA